Proteins from a single region of Xiphophorus maculatus strain JP 163 A chromosome 22, X_maculatus-5.0-male, whole genome shotgun sequence:
- the LOC102234547 gene encoding alpha-actinin-2: MMTQIETTVHYDNGYEDEYMLQEEEWDRDMLLDPAWEQQQRKTFTAWCNSHLRKAGTQIENIEEDFRNGLKLMLLLEVISGERLPKPDRGKMRFHKIANVNKALDFITSKGVKLVSIGAEEIVDGNVKMTLGMIWTIILRFAIQDISVEETSAKEGLLLWCQRKTAPYRNVNVQNFHVSWKDGLALCALIHRHRPDLLDFSKLNKDDPLGNLNLAFDIAEKHLDIPKMLDAEDIINTPKPDERAIMTYVSCFYHAFAGAEQAETAANRICKVLGVNQENEKMMEEYERLASELLEWIRRTTPWLENRTPEKTMAEMQRKLEDFRDYRRQHKPPKVQEKCQLEINFNTLQTKLRISNRPAFMPSEGKMVSDITSAWQGLEQAEKGFEEWLLTEISRLERLDHLAEKFRQKATNHENWASGKELILIQKDYETATLTEVRALLRKHEAFESDLAAHQDRVEQIAAIAQELNELDYHDIASVNQRCQSICDLWDKLGTLTQKRREALERAEKLLETIDQLFLEFAKRSAPFNNWMEGAMEDLQDMFIVHTIEEVQSLIAAHEQFKATMPEADTERQAILGIHNEVQKISQSYGIKANIINPYCTIMTEELLNKWEKVKKLVPQRDGLLQEEMARQHAHERLRRQFAAQANLIGPWIQARMEEIGRCSLEIGGTLEDQMTQLKQMEHVIIAYKPNIDKLEGDHQLIQESLVFDNKHTNYTMEHIRVGWELLLTTIARTINEIETQILTRDAKGISQQQMNEFRSSFNHFDRKKNGAMETDDFRACLISMGYDLGEVEFARIMMLVDSNATGIVSFQSFIDFMTRETADTDTAEQVVASFRILAADKPYILVDELRRELPPEQAEYCIMRMPPYKGPGAPPGALDYTAFSTALYGESDL, encoded by the exons ACCTTCACAGCATGGTGCAATTCTCACCTGAGGAAGGCTGGGACCCAGATTGAAAACATTGAGGAAGACTTCAGAAATGGATTAAAGCTCATGCTGCTCCTGGAAGTCATCTCAG GAGAGAGGTTACCGAAACCCGACAGAGGGAAGATGCGGTTTCATAAGATCGCTAATGTCAACAAAGCGCTGGACTTCATCACAAGTAAAGGGGTCAAACTGGTCTCCATTGGAGCAGAAG AGATTGTGGATGGGAACGTTAAGATGACTCTTGGAATGATCTGGACCATCATCCTCCGCTTTGCCATTCAGGACATATCTGTGGAAG AAACATCTGCCAAGGAAGGACTTCTCCTGTGGTGTCAAAGAAAGACAGCTCCCTACAGGAATGttaatgtccaaaactttcatGTCAG CTGGAAGGACGGCCTGGCTTTATGCGCCCTGATACACAGACACAGACCCGACCTCCTCGACTTCTCTAAGCTCAACAAG GATGATCCTCTGGGGAACCTGAACCTGGCTTTCGACATAGCCGAAAAACACCTGGACATTCCTAAAATGCTGGACGCAGAAG ATATCATCAACACCCCCAAGCCAGATGAGAGAGCCATCATGACCTACGTATCCTGCTTTTATCACGCTTTTGCTGGAGCCGAGCAG GCGGAGACGGCGGCCAACAGGATCTGCAAGGTGCTTGGTGTTAACCAAGAGAACGAGAAAATGATGGAGGAATATGAGAGACTGGCCAGTGAG CTGCTGGAGTGGATTCGTCGCACCACTCCCTGGCTGGAGAACCGGACCCCGGAAAAAACCATGGCGGAGATGCAGCGGAAGCTGGAGGACTTCAGGGACTACAGACGCCAACACAAACCCCCGAAAGTTCAGGAGAAATGCCAGCTGGAGATTAACTTTAACACCCTACAAACCAAGCTACGCATCAGCAACCGCCCTGCTTTTATGCCCTCTGAAGGGAAGATGGTTTCT GATATAACCAGTGCCTGGCAGGGCCTGGAGCAGGCAGAGAAAGGCTTTGAAGAGTGGCTTCTGACTGAAATCAGCAGACTCGAGAGGCTGGATCACCTGGCTGAAAAATTTCGTCAAAAAGCCACCAATCACGAGAACTGGGCCAGTG GTAAAGAGCTGATCCTCATCCAGAAGGACTATGAGACGGCCACCTTGACAGAAGTTCGAGCTTTGCTTCGAAAACATGAGGCCTTTGAGAGTGATCTAGCAGCCCACCAGGACAGAGTGGAGCAGATTGCTGCCATTGCACAGGAACTGAA tgagcTGGATTACCATGACATTGCGTCTGTAAACCAGCGTTGCCAAAGCATCTGTGACTTGTGGGATAAACTGGGAACCCTGACTCAGAAGAGGAGAGAAGCACTAGAG CGTGCAGAGAAGTTGCTGGAAACTATTGACCAGTTGTTCCTGGAGTTTGCAAAGAGGTCAGCTCCCTTCAACAACTGGATGGAAGGAGCCATGGAGGATCTGCAGGACATGTTCATAGTTCACACCATTGAGGAGGTCCAG AGTCTAATTGCTGCTCATGAGCAGTTCAAAGCCACTATGCCTGAAGCAGACACAGAGAGACAAGCCATTTTAGGAATCCACAATGAGGTGCAAAAAATTTCCCAAAGCTACGGGATTAAGGCCAACATTATCAACCCTTACTGCACCATAATGACGGAGGAGCTTCTTAATAAGTGGGAGAAG GTAAAGAAGCTGGTTCCTCAGAGAGATGGTTTGCTCCAGGAAGAGATGGCACGCCAGCATGCCCACGAAAGGCTGAGACGTCAATTTGCTGCCCAGGCCAACCTGATTGGACCCTGGATTCAGGCCAGGATGGAG gaaattgGGCGTTGCTCTTTGGAGATTGGAGGCACACTGGAGGACCAGATGACCCAGCTTAAGCAAATGGAGCATGTGATCATTGCATACAAGCCCAACATTGACAAGTTGGAAGGAGACCACCAGCTAATCCAGGAGTCGCTCGTTTTTGATAACAAACACACCAATTACACCATGGAG CACATCCGTGTGGGATGGGAGCTGCTCCTCACCACCATCGCCCGAACCATTAATGAGATTGAGACGCAGATCCTGACCCGGGATGCCAAGGGCATCAGCCAGCAGCAGATGAATGAGTTCAGATCTTCTTTCAATCACTTTGACAGG AAGAAGAACGGAGCGATGGAAACGGATGACTTCCGAGCTTGCCTCATCTCAATGGGTTATGACTTG GGGGAGGTGGAGTTTGCGCGCATCATGATGCTGGTGGATTCAAATGCAACAGGGATCGTGTCCTTCCAGTCTTTTATCGACTTCATGACCAGAGAGACGGCTGATACGGACACTGCCGAGCAGGTTGTGGCATCCTTCCGGATCTTGGCAGCTGATAAG CCTTACATCCTTGTGGATGAACTCAGGCGGGAGCTTCCTCCTGAACAGGCGGAGTATTGCATCATGAGGATGCCTCCTTACAAAGGGCCTGGAGCTCCACCGGGAGCGCTAGACTACACCGCCTTCTCCACCGCCCTCTACGGAGAGAGTGACCTTTAA
- the LOC111606527 gene encoding SH3 domain-containing protein C23A1.17-like: protein MASWVCASQLFLVVLFSWSVHNVPVQNGWGQSSMRTGKVNPGPQNTKPEGFRPMSSNPAGTSVSWVVVRPQRKSSFVRPSNQILPAVSLVPNPPKLLPALKPEGPASMWPTEAPKELPLPASDPEGLVVSLPVASLTDLSPHPKLQNPFEILEITPPPPQNPKESAVSVVDRPESLPLPPSNPEGPKVSLLVDPAKKLYFPSNPEMPLVPWKVGRPKNVPPPSVLEGSADNWLADRLLKAQILPNTKGTDTPTKEMVAHPPTSEDAAVSWVVQPPKRKLLLPSPESADPLGLTTDEHESDPFRAAVAQLGEMPLDRFASYLPLTPDLNLPPVESEDSSLLKGGPEQGVSEGETEPLAYQESSYQGGELSRYASLFEHGVSEHETEDYVIPVYLYGAGGMPIGVMPLPYLNQVVPNMFYFLNGWLPHGTVSHVQTDYEAGGDYTTQVGYEKYPFPATEGPGIDSQAKVSS, encoded by the exons ATGGCCTCCTGGGTTTGTGCAAG CCAGTTGTTCCTGGttgttctgttcagctggagtgTCCACAATGTTCCTGTTCAAAATG GCTGGGGACAGTCTTCCATGAGAACTGGGAAGGTGAATCCTGGACCCCAAAATACTAAGCCTGAAGGCTTCCGTCCAATGTCTTCTAATCCAGCTGGCACTTCTGTATCATGGGTGGTTGTTAGACCCCAACGCAAAAGCTCATTTGTGCGACCCTCCAATCAAATACTCCCTGCGGTCTCTCTAGTGCCTAACCCTCCCAAACTCCTTCCTGCTCTGAAGCCAGAAGGACCTGCTAGTATGTGGCCAACTGAAGCACCAAAGGAGCTTCCTCTCCCTGCTTCTGATCCTGAAGGCCTTGTGGTGTCACTGCCAGTTGCATCTCTGACAGATCTTTCACCCCATCCAAAACTACAAAATCCTTTTGAGATTCTAGAAATCACTCCTCCTCCCCCTCAAAATCCTAAAGAGTCTGCAGTTTCAGTTGTTGACCGTCCTGAAAGTCTTCCTTTGCCACCTTCAAATCCAGAAGGTCCCAAGGTCTCGTTACTGGTTGACCCTGCaaagaaactttattttccttccaatcCTGAAATGCCTCTGGTCCCCTGGAAAGTTGGCCGTCCTAAAAATGTCCCCCCTCCTTCAGTTCTAGAAGGGTCTGCAGATAACTGGTTGGCTGATCGTTTGCTAAAGGCTCAAATCCTCCCTAATACCAAAGGCACTGATACTCCCACAAAAGAAATGGTTGCTCATCCACCAACCTCAGAGGATGCTGCTGTAAGCTGGGTGGTTCAGCCTCCCAAAAGGAAGTTGCTTCTTCCAAGTCCAGAAAGTGCTGATCCTTTGGGGTTGACCACTGACGAGCATGAAAGCGACCCATTCAGAGCTGCTGTTGCACAACTTGGTGAAATGCCTCTAGACCGCTTTGCCTCTTACCTTCCACTCACACCTGACCTCAACCTTCCACCTGTTGAGTCAGAAGACTCTTCTCTTTTGAAAGGAGGCCCAGAGCAAGGAGTATCAGAGGGTGAAACTGAGCCCCTTGCATATCAAGAATCCTCTTATCAGGGTGGCGAGTTGAGCCGCTATGCCTCCCTCTTTGAACATGGGGTCTCGGAGCATGAAACAGAAGACTACGTCATTCCAGTGTACCTTTACGGTGCAGGAGGGATGCCAATTGGAGTTATGCCACTGCCATACCTGAACCAGGTTGTGCCGAACATGTTTTACTTCTTGAATGGGTGGCTTCCTCATGGTACTGTGTCACATGTGCAGACAGACTATGAGGCTGGCGGAGACTATACAACTCAAGTTGGCTATGAAAAATACCCCTTCCCTGCAACTGAAGGCCCTGGTATTGACAGCCAAGCTAAGGTTTCTAGCTAG